A single genomic interval of Sinorhizobium garamanticum harbors:
- a CDS encoding NADP-dependent malic enzyme — protein MPATDKTDRTMTSVTAQEALDFHSQGRPGKLEISPTKSMATQRDLSLAYSPGVAVPVKAIAEDPATAYDYTTRGNMVAVISNGTAILGLGNLGALASKPVMEGKSVLFKRFADVDSIDLEVDTENVDEFVNCVRFLGPSFGGINLEDIRAPDCFIIEQRLREVMDIPVFHDDQHGTAIIAAAGLINALALTGRDFKTTRLVCNGAGAAAIACVELIKAMGFNGENVILCDTKGVIYKGRTDGMNQWKSAHAVDTDRRTLTEALEGADVFFGLSAKGALSTEMVLSMAPKPIIFAMANPDPEITPEEVAHIRDDAIVATGRSDYPNQVNNVLGFPYIFRGALDVRASTINDAMKIAAAEALASLAKEDVPDDVAAAYQGNRPRFGPQYIIPVPFDPRLISAIPIAVAKAAMETGVARKPITDLSDYAQQLSARRDPIASTLQRIYERVRRQPKRIVFAEGEEVQMMRSAIAYANQALGTAILLGREEQMRETAEREGIDLNRAGIQIVNARLSKRVGAYTDFLYARLQRKGYLFRDVQRLINNDRNHFAACMVALGDADGMVTGLTRNYSTALEDVRRCIDAKPGHRVIGVSIALCRGRTVLVADTAVHDMPTAEELADIAEEAAGLAKRLGYVPRVAMLAYSTFGHPSGERSERVREAVKILDKRRVDFEYDGEMAADVALNQRVMEQYPFCRLSGTANVLVMPAFHSASISTKMLQELGGSTVIGPLLVGLDKSVQIASMSAKDSDIVNMAAIAAYNAGT, from the coding sequence ATGCCGGCTACCGACAAGACCGACCGCACGATGACAAGCGTCACCGCCCAGGAAGCGCTCGATTTCCACTCACAAGGTCGGCCCGGAAAACTGGAGATCTCCCCGACAAAGTCGATGGCGACCCAGCGCGACTTGTCGCTCGCCTACTCGCCCGGCGTCGCCGTGCCCGTGAAGGCGATCGCCGAAGACCCGGCAACCGCCTATGACTACACGACGCGCGGCAACATGGTCGCGGTGATTTCCAACGGCACGGCGATCCTCGGCCTCGGCAATCTCGGTGCGCTTGCCTCGAAGCCGGTCATGGAAGGCAAGTCGGTCCTGTTCAAGCGATTTGCGGACGTCGATTCGATCGACCTCGAAGTCGATACGGAGAATGTCGACGAATTCGTCAACTGCGTGCGCTTTCTCGGCCCGTCTTTCGGGGGCATCAACCTTGAGGACATCAGGGCGCCGGACTGTTTCATCATCGAGCAGCGGTTGCGCGAGGTCATGGACATTCCGGTGTTCCATGATGACCAGCATGGCACCGCGATCATCGCCGCCGCGGGCCTCATCAATGCGCTGGCGCTGACCGGGCGTGACTTCAAAACGACCAGGCTCGTCTGCAACGGCGCGGGCGCTGCGGCAATCGCCTGTGTCGAGCTCATCAAGGCGATGGGTTTCAACGGGGAAAACGTCATTCTCTGCGACACCAAGGGCGTGATCTACAAGGGCCGCACCGATGGCATGAACCAGTGGAAGTCCGCACACGCGGTCGATACCGACCGCCGGACCCTGACCGAGGCACTGGAGGGCGCTGACGTTTTCTTCGGCCTTTCTGCAAAGGGCGCGCTTTCGACGGAGATGGTGCTTTCCATGGCGCCGAAACCGATCATCTTCGCCATGGCCAATCCGGATCCCGAAATCACGCCGGAGGAAGTCGCCCACATCCGCGACGACGCCATCGTCGCGACCGGCCGCTCTGACTACCCGAACCAGGTCAACAACGTTCTCGGCTTCCCCTATATCTTCCGCGGCGCACTCGACGTGCGCGCCTCGACGATCAACGACGCCATGAAGATCGCCGCGGCAGAGGCCCTTGCGAGCCTTGCAAAGGAAGACGTGCCGGACGACGTTGCCGCCGCCTACCAGGGCAACCGGCCGCGCTTCGGGCCACAATACATCATTCCCGTTCCCTTCGATCCGCGCCTCATCTCGGCGATCCCGATTGCCGTCGCGAAAGCGGCCATGGAAACAGGCGTCGCGCGCAAGCCGATAACCGATCTTTCCGACTATGCGCAGCAGCTTTCGGCGCGGCGCGACCCGATCGCCTCGACACTGCAGCGCATCTACGAGCGTGTCCGCCGCCAGCCGAAGCGCATCGTCTTTGCCGAAGGCGAGGAAGTGCAGATGATGCGCTCCGCGATCGCCTATGCCAACCAGGCACTCGGTACGGCAATCCTGCTTGGGCGCGAGGAGCAGATGCGCGAAACCGCCGAGCGGGAAGGCATCGACCTCAACCGCGCCGGCATCCAAATCGTCAACGCACGCCTCTCCAAGCGCGTCGGCGCCTATACCGATTTCCTCTACGCCCGGCTGCAGCGCAAGGGTTACCTTTTCCGCGACGTGCAGCGGCTGATCAACAACGACCGCAACCACTTCGCCGCCTGCATGGTGGCTCTCGGCGACGCCGACGGCATGGTGACAGGCCTGACGCGCAATTATTCGACGGCGCTCGAAGACGTGCGCCGCTGCATCGACGCCAAGCCCGGCCACCGCGTCATCGGCGTATCGATCGCGCTCTGCCGTGGCCGCACGGTGCTCGTCGCCGATACCGCCGTGCACGACATGCCGACGGCCGAGGAATTGGCCGACATCGCCGAGGAGGCCGCCGGACTTGCCAAGCGCCTTGGCTACGTGCCGCGCGTCGCGATGCTCGCCTATTCGACCTTTGGCCACCCCTCGGGCGAACGCTCCGAGAGGGTGCGCGAGGCGGTGAAAATCCTCGACAAGCGCCGCGTCGATTTCGAATACGACGGCGAAATGGCGGCGGACGTGGCGCTTAATCAGCGCGTGATGGAGCAATATCCGTTCTGCCGACTTTCCGGCACCGCAAACGTGCTGGTCATGCCGGCGTTCCACTCCGCCTCGATCTCGACCAAGATGCTCCAGGAACTCGGCGGTTCGACCGTCATCGGCCCGCTGCTCGTCGGCCTCGACAAGTCGGTGCAAATCGCATCCATGTCGGCCAAGGATTCGGATATCGTCAACATGGCGGCAATCGCCGCCTACAACGCCGGGACCTGA
- a CDS encoding GNAT family N-acetyltransferase has protein sequence MTIELLDSANVVDTSQPCIRKTIATPATEVLGRIGTLETRLARSAAEVDAAQAVRYKVFVEEMKAQAGPDAERRKRDVDSWDSICDHLLVLDTSIEGDTEDQIVGTYRLLRQEDAERAGGFYSASEFAIGELLQRHAGKRFMELGRSCVLPEYRTKRTVELLWQGNWAYALKHGVDAMFGCGSFPGVVPEEHALALSFLHHNVLAQGEWAVSARPELHRTMDLMPSEAINPKKALSALPPLIKGYMRLGAMVGEGAVVDHAFRTTDVLIVLPISNISGRYLNYYGADAGRFASTVS, from the coding sequence ATGACGATCGAACTTCTGGATTCGGCGAACGTGGTTGACACTTCACAGCCTTGCATCCGCAAGACGATTGCGACCCCGGCAACCGAGGTTCTCGGGCGGATCGGCACTCTCGAGACGCGGCTTGCGCGCTCCGCTGCCGAGGTCGATGCTGCACAGGCGGTACGCTACAAGGTCTTCGTCGAGGAGATGAAGGCGCAGGCAGGGCCCGATGCCGAGCGGCGCAAGCGCGACGTCGACAGCTGGGATTCGATCTGCGACCATCTGCTCGTCCTCGACACATCGATCGAAGGCGACACGGAAGACCAGATCGTCGGCACATACCGGCTGTTGCGGCAGGAGGATGCGGAGCGGGCCGGCGGCTTCTACTCGGCTTCCGAGTTTGCGATCGGCGAATTGCTTCAGCGCCATGCGGGCAAGCGCTTCATGGAACTCGGCCGGTCCTGCGTGCTGCCGGAATATCGGACGAAGCGCACCGTCGAACTGCTCTGGCAGGGCAATTGGGCCTACGCGCTGAAGCATGGCGTCGACGCCATGTTCGGATGCGGCTCGTTCCCGGGCGTCGTTCCTGAAGAGCATGCATTGGCGCTCTCCTTCCTGCACCACAATGTTCTCGCTCAGGGGGAGTGGGCGGTTTCCGCCCGCCCGGAGCTTCATCGGACCATGGACCTGATGCCCTCGGAAGCGATCAATCCCAAGAAGGCGCTTTCTGCTCTTCCGCCGCTGATCAAAGGCTACATGCGGCTCGGTGCGATGGTCGGCGAAGGCGCTGTGGTCGATCACGCCTTCCGCACGACCGATGTGCTGATCGTGCTGCCGATCAGCAATATTTCCGGCCGCTACCTCAACTACTACGGCGCGGACGCCGGGCGATTTGCTTCGACCGTATCCTGA